A stretch of Endozoicomonas sp. SCSIO W0465 DNA encodes these proteins:
- a CDS encoding transposase, with protein MAFLEHQQLQPEDLLRFITQQQEQIIQLKEQIELLEAEIRRLKKLPAKPDIKPNTKPPDDDTGSPDGDPSAPEGNDGASPDTSSKQKVKKPNEKTRKQRKQPRKPSAEKSIPIAATDVPEGSIRNGTTPFHVQELTIQTSSIEYLLEQWVTPDGQTITAKPPASLHGHHYGPMLQAYVLHQYHGCSVTQPELLDWLWDIGISISSGELSQLLTKGHEQFHAEKDELLTTGIRCSSYIQTDDTGTRHKGKNGYCTIINNESFAWFESTDSKSRENFVSLLHRPWSTYTFTDDALIYLEKLDYPKKWLRVLNPYRGVTFLSHEAWEECMKDLRLTGRRRQQASEAMIYGSLIQHGAGHLTTFSDGARQFDVFKHSQCWIHAERGLAKVHPVNDQQAMAQKWLRTWFWAIYDDLKDFKTEPTEKKAIKVRQGFQALIQTQTCSGLLQDALSGLAVIKEELLLVLDDPSLPLHNNLSESQIREYVKRRKISSGTRSDLGRQCRDTFASLKKTCRLYGLSFWDYLKSRLMGDGLFPRLSNLIEEASRHLPCGAASSF; from the coding sequence ATGGCTTTTCTAGAACACCAGCAGTTACAACCTGAAGATCTACTGAGATTCATCACTCAGCAGCAAGAGCAGATCATTCAGCTCAAAGAGCAGATAGAATTGCTTGAAGCAGAGATTCGTCGTCTAAAAAAACTGCCCGCAAAGCCTGACATCAAACCAAACACCAAACCTCCCGATGATGACACCGGCAGCCCTGATGGAGATCCATCCGCTCCTGAGGGTAACGATGGAGCCAGCCCAGACACCTCGTCAAAGCAGAAGGTTAAGAAGCCCAACGAGAAAACCAGAAAGCAGCGTAAACAGCCCCGAAAGCCATCGGCGGAAAAATCCATACCCATTGCTGCCACTGATGTTCCGGAGGGATCAATCAGGAATGGAACCACCCCTTTTCATGTTCAGGAACTGACAATACAAACATCCAGTATTGAATATCTTTTAGAGCAATGGGTGACACCCGATGGACAAACCATTACGGCCAAACCGCCAGCCAGCCTTCATGGACATCATTACGGGCCAATGCTGCAGGCCTACGTTCTGCACCAGTATCATGGTTGCTCCGTTACCCAGCCAGAACTGCTGGACTGGCTATGGGACATTGGAATCTCTATTTCCAGCGGGGAACTCAGCCAGCTTCTGACGAAAGGACACGAGCAGTTCCATGCTGAGAAAGATGAGCTGTTGACTACAGGTATTCGCTGTTCAAGTTATATCCAGACAGACGACACGGGAACAAGGCATAAGGGGAAGAACGGTTACTGCACCATCATCAATAACGAGTCCTTTGCCTGGTTCGAGAGCACAGACAGCAAAAGCCGGGAAAATTTCGTAAGCCTACTGCACCGCCCATGGTCAACTTACACGTTCACCGACGATGCCTTGATCTATCTGGAAAAACTGGATTACCCCAAAAAGTGGCTACGCGTTCTTAATCCATACAGAGGCGTCACCTTCCTGAGCCATGAAGCCTGGGAAGAATGTATGAAAGACCTGAGACTAACTGGTAGACGGCGCCAGCAGGCCAGTGAAGCCATGATTTATGGCAGCCTGATACAGCATGGAGCAGGACATCTTACCACCTTCAGTGATGGGGCAAGGCAGTTCGACGTTTTCAAACACAGCCAGTGCTGGATACATGCAGAGCGAGGGCTGGCAAAAGTTCATCCGGTCAATGATCAGCAGGCCATGGCTCAGAAATGGCTTCGGACATGGTTCTGGGCCATTTACGATGACCTTAAAGACTTCAAGACAGAGCCAACTGAAAAAAAGGCAATAAAAGTACGACAGGGGTTCCAGGCGCTGATCCAAACCCAAACGTGCAGTGGGCTTCTTCAGGATGCTCTGTCAGGGTTGGCTGTAATCAAGGAAGAGCTATTACTGGTTCTGGATGACCCGAGCTTACCGCTGCACAACAACCTGAGCGAGAGTCAGATACGAGAATATGTTAAACGACGAAAGATCAGTAGTGGGACGCGAAGCGATTTGGGGCGGCAATGTCGCGACACCTTTGCCAGCCTGAAAAAAACGTGTCGCCTGTATGGTCTCTCTTTTTGGGATTATCTGAAAAGCCGACTAATGGGCGATGGGTTATTTCCGAGATTGAGTAACCTGATTGAGGAGGCTTCACGTCATCTTCCGTGTGGTGCTGCCAGCAGTTTTTGA
- a CDS encoding IS66 family transposase has product MLPALFEKLHKCQASLLDSEPVKYIERQVFEPGRPGEFEVTAHRAEVKICTCGCRNQAEFPEGVTAAAQYGSATQAMAVYLNQYHFLPFKRVSEYFNTLYKMSVSAGTVANFVARTYENLASTEEVIRDALRESSVAGADETGMRAEGSLHWLHVMRDEQWTLYYLSEKRGREAMDTMGILLTFAGVLVHDHWKSYFAYAATHVLCNAHHLRELLGVVDRDSNQLALRLMKLLRLSWHYCKGFKTIGMLQMPSVVCERIEKIYDRLLQRALMKEVVYMEKQREELKRKKVKNTKAYNLFKRLTEFKAETLRFMSDFTIPFDNNGSERDVRMAKLKQKISGCFRSADGGSMFARIRSYLSSARKQGMDIYQSLHRAVRNYCNMPLLSAE; this is encoded by the coding sequence CTGCTTCCAGCACTTTTTGAGAAATTACATAAATGTCAGGCGTCTCTTCTTGATAGTGAGCCGGTCAAATATATTGAACGACAGGTGTTTGAACCAGGGAGACCGGGTGAATTTGAAGTAACGGCCCATAGAGCTGAAGTAAAAATCTGCACTTGTGGTTGTCGGAATCAGGCTGAATTCCCGGAAGGTGTTACCGCTGCCGCACAATATGGCTCAGCCACACAGGCTATGGCCGTCTATCTTAACCAATACCATTTCCTGCCTTTTAAGCGCGTGTCAGAGTATTTTAATACTCTCTATAAAATGAGTGTAAGTGCAGGCACTGTCGCCAATTTTGTGGCCAGAACCTATGAAAATCTGGCTTCTACTGAAGAGGTTATTCGTGACGCCTTGCGGGAATCGTCTGTTGCCGGAGCCGATGAAACGGGTATGCGGGCCGAGGGCTCTTTGCACTGGCTACACGTTATGCGGGATGAACAATGGACGCTCTACTACTTGTCTGAAAAGCGAGGTCGTGAGGCCATGGACACGATGGGCATACTGCTAACATTTGCAGGCGTTCTGGTTCATGATCATTGGAAATCCTATTTTGCATATGCGGCAACTCACGTACTTTGCAATGCCCATCACCTGAGGGAGCTTTTGGGTGTTGTTGATAGGGACAGCAATCAACTGGCGTTGCGATTGATGAAGCTACTGAGGCTTTCCTGGCATTACTGCAAGGGCTTTAAGACCATAGGTATGCTACAGATGCCAAGTGTTGTCTGTGAACGAATCGAGAAGATTTATGACCGGTTGCTTCAGCGGGCTCTAATGAAAGAAGTCGTCTATATGGAGAAGCAACGAGAGGAGCTTAAGCGCAAGAAAGTCAAGAATACTAAAGCTTACAATCTCTTCAAACGACTCACTGAGTTCAAGGCTGAGACACTGCGCTTCATGTCAGATTTTACCATTCCCTTCGATAACAATGGCAGTGAGCGGGATGTTCGAATGGCCAAGTTAAAGCAGAAAATCTCAGGCTGCTTCAGGAGTGCAGACGGTGGTTCTATGTTTGCACGGATTCGCAGCTATTTGTCGTCTGCCAGAAAACAGGGAATGGACATATATCAATCACTTCATAGAGCTGTTCGGAATTACTGTAATATGCCTTTGCTCAGTGCTGAATAG
- a CDS encoding type 1 glutamine amidotransferase, protein MWRCYEGRFPSSVDQCDAWIISGSKSSAYDSKPWILTLRLLIIDLARSDALLVGICFGHQIIHQSLGGRVQKFPGGWGVGAYPVKALSDFGGFKSGSTIRVLAVHQDQVIQLAPGFSVLAASDFCENAITRRGTSILTWQAHPEFVDGFFKDVCARLRTMAPDQLIDQALGEVGLPDDRVQAGTVIVQFLAGNGLVKNHVS, encoded by the coding sequence GTGTGGCGCTGTTATGAAGGTCGTTTTCCATCGTCCGTTGACCAGTGTGATGCATGGATCATCAGTGGCAGCAAGTCTTCTGCCTATGATTCAAAGCCCTGGATTTTGACACTCAGGCTTTTGATTATCGACCTTGCCAGGAGCGATGCATTGTTGGTTGGTATCTGTTTTGGTCATCAGATTATTCATCAATCCCTGGGAGGCAGAGTTCAAAAGTTTCCCGGAGGCTGGGGAGTAGGTGCTTATCCGGTTAAAGCATTGTCTGATTTTGGTGGGTTTAAGTCGGGTAGCACTATTCGGGTTCTGGCGGTTCATCAGGATCAGGTTATTCAGTTGGCTCCGGGCTTTTCCGTGCTGGCAGCATCGGATTTTTGTGAAAACGCCATTACCCGAAGGGGGACTTCAATCCTGACCTGGCAGGCGCACCCCGAATTTGTGGATGGCTTTTTTAAGGATGTGTGTGCAAGGCTGCGGACAATGGCACCTGATCAATTAATTGATCAGGCACTGGGTGAAGTTGGATTACCTGACGACCGGGTTCAGGCCGGAACAGTCATCGTTCAGTTTCTTGCCGGGAATGGTTTAGTAAAGAATCATGTTAGTTGA
- a CDS encoding DEAD/DEAH box helicase — translation MVYQLRPYQKDAVQRVIRHFRKSDAPALLVLPTGAGKSLVISELARIARGRVLVLAHVKELVEQNHAKYESYGLKASVFSAGLGKKEASEQVIFGSVQSVVRNLEQFQNSPDQKTFTLLVIDECHRVSLEKNSSYHQVIAHFKSLNPNLKVLGLTATPYRLGMGWLYQYYQSSENKGSVRTEAPRFFKKCLFELPLSYMVDNGYLTTPEVVDAPIVFYDFSQLSKDSFGRYGEQELNQLLKGKTRATREIIEQVKRAAATRKGVMVFASTVDHAREIMGYLPEGDSALIIGDTPSKERDRLIEAFKQQQLKFLVNVSVLTTGFDAPHVDLIAILRPTESVSLYQQIAGRGLRLAPGKQDCLIIDYAGNRFSLYSPEVGEPKPDSQSVPVTVPCPACGNENHFWGVVDSDGDLVEHYGRRCQGFEVFLDDNGKEVKEQCEFRYRFKECDQCGAENDIAARKCHSCQNGLVDPDKKLREALNLKNCMVMRCSGMEMSADKDAQGKQRLKITYHDEDGAEVNEFFRLDTPSRQGAFYHHFGKHALINRAEPFRASTVDNVIHSRKKFRQPDFVIARKEKYYWKIIDKLFDYDGKYRKAEAL, via the coding sequence ATGGTCTACCAGCTCCGACCTTACCAAAAAGATGCCGTTCAGCGGGTGATACGGCATTTTCGCAAATCCGATGCCCCAGCCCTGCTTGTACTGCCCACAGGTGCAGGGAAGAGCTTGGTTATTTCTGAACTGGCCCGTATCGCCCGAGGTCGTGTTCTGGTCCTCGCTCATGTCAAGGAACTGGTCGAGCAGAACCATGCCAAATACGAAAGCTATGGATTGAAGGCCTCTGTCTTTAGTGCAGGACTTGGGAAGAAAGAAGCCTCTGAACAGGTAATTTTTGGCAGTGTGCAAAGCGTTGTCAGAAATCTTGAACAGTTTCAGAACTCACCGGATCAGAAAACATTCACTCTGCTGGTCATTGATGAGTGCCACCGGGTATCTTTGGAGAAAAATTCCAGTTACCACCAGGTCATTGCCCATTTTAAAAGCCTGAATCCTAACCTTAAGGTTCTCGGTTTAACAGCAACCCCTTATCGCCTGGGGATGGGTTGGTTGTATCAGTATTATCAAAGCTCTGAGAATAAAGGGTCGGTCAGAACAGAAGCACCCCGTTTTTTCAAAAAGTGCCTGTTTGAGCTGCCACTCTCCTACATGGTCGACAATGGTTACCTTACGACACCAGAGGTGGTTGATGCCCCCATTGTCTTCTATGACTTCAGTCAACTATCCAAAGACAGCTTTGGACGTTATGGCGAGCAGGAACTGAACCAGTTATTAAAAGGAAAAACCCGGGCTACCCGTGAAATCATTGAGCAGGTAAAAAGAGCAGCAGCTACCCGTAAAGGTGTCATGGTGTTTGCATCGACAGTAGACCATGCCCGCGAAATCATGGGCTACCTTCCAGAGGGAGATAGCGCTCTGATTATTGGTGATACCCCATCAAAAGAACGGGATCGGCTGATTGAAGCCTTCAAACAGCAGCAACTTAAATTCCTCGTGAATGTCTCCGTACTCACCACCGGTTTTGATGCACCTCATGTTGACCTGATTGCCATACTAAGACCAACAGAATCTGTCAGCCTTTATCAGCAGATAGCTGGCCGGGGGCTGCGTCTCGCACCCGGCAAGCAAGACTGCCTGATTATTGATTATGCGGGTAACCGCTTCAGTTTATACAGCCCCGAAGTCGGTGAGCCAAAACCGGATTCACAATCGGTACCGGTCACGGTTCCCTGTCCTGCCTGTGGCAACGAGAATCATTTCTGGGGAGTCGTTGATAGTGATGGTGACCTGGTTGAACACTATGGACGACGCTGTCAGGGCTTTGAGGTGTTTTTGGATGACAACGGCAAAGAAGTCAAGGAACAATGTGAGTTCCGCTACCGTTTTAAAGAGTGTGACCAGTGTGGTGCTGAAAACGATATCGCGGCCAGAAAGTGTCACAGCTGCCAGAACGGACTGGTCGATCCGGATAAAAAACTTCGAGAGGCGCTTAACCTGAAAAACTGTATGGTGATGCGGTGCTCTGGCATGGAAATGAGTGCTGACAAAGACGCTCAAGGCAAACAACGCCTGAAGATCACCTACCATGATGAAGATGGCGCTGAAGTAAATGAGTTCTTCAGGCTGGATACTCCATCCCGGCAAGGTGCGTTCTATCATCATTTTGGCAAGCATGCCCTGATTAACCGTGCTGAGCCATTCAGGGCGTCAACGGTGGATAATGTTATCCACAGCAGAAAGAAATTTCGTCAACCTGACTTTGTCATTGCCCGGAAAGAAAAGTATTACTGGAAGATCATTGATAAGCTGTTCGACTACGATGGCAAATACCGCAAGGCCGAAGCACTCTGA
- a CDS encoding glutaredoxin, translating into MLLKIIRNVLGCGIVVADKLTRPKAIVRSPEQQARVDAQTANMSLYQFKACPFCVKTRRAIHKLGLNIQTMDAMNDAQARNELQQMGGKIQVPCLRIQEADKDDTWMYESDDIILYLHKQFG; encoded by the coding sequence ATGCTATTAAAAATTATTCGTAATGTATTAGGCTGCGGTATTGTTGTTGCCGATAAGCTTACCCGCCCTAAGGCTATAGTTCGCTCACCGGAACAACAAGCCCGGGTGGATGCACAAACCGCCAATATGAGTCTCTACCAATTCAAGGCCTGTCCTTTCTGTGTCAAAACCCGCCGAGCCATTCATAAACTGGGTCTGAATATCCAGACGATGGATGCCATGAATGACGCTCAGGCCCGTAACGAGCTACAACAGATGGGCGGCAAAATACAGGTACCCTGCCTGCGTATTCAGGAAGCGGACAAAGACGATACCTGGATGTATGAATCCGACGATATTATCCTGTATCTTCACAAGCAATTTGGCTAA
- a CDS encoding ISNCY family transposase, which produces MRKKRNPQCSMELHYVPHEICSQLSGISQWLDAHPQFNDWIYEDLSSGDKQNTGRNGLSAESVLRAALLKQYLNCDYDYLSFVLMDSMLFRDFCRLEPNQRPSRSSLHGLISLLTASTWERINNCQLMTAKDQGIEKGRTVAIDSTVTESDIKPPCDSDLLASSVKEICRLLERGQTLTATPLYEYTHHNRAVKDAARKCIYAGKEERHQHYKKLLQLTRKSRKVLIEATVTLANARQQGQCLLADDADKWQADVDHLLPLVDAIVSQTERRVFKGEKVPAQEKVVSLYEPHTDIIVKDRRQVQYGHKLNLVQGKSRLILDLVIEEGNPADSDQFIPMMERQKEIYGRVPRQTSGDGGYACRANLEKAKAMGISDVAFNKKRGLEVEEMTKSQYVYKTLFRFRAGIEAGISWLKRCFGLSRCHCKGSERFDSHCWLSVVCYNLVILARHPAPS; this is translated from the coding sequence ATGCGCAAAAAACGCAACCCGCAGTGTAGTATGGAACTCCATTACGTACCTCATGAAATCTGCTCCCAGCTTTCCGGTATCTCGCAATGGCTTGACGCCCATCCACAGTTCAATGACTGGATTTATGAGGACTTAAGTTCTGGTGATAAACAGAACACTGGGCGGAACGGACTATCAGCAGAATCCGTTCTTCGTGCGGCACTCCTGAAACAGTATTTGAATTGTGATTATGACTACTTGTCGTTTGTTTTGATGGACTCCATGCTCTTTCGAGACTTTTGTCGCCTCGAACCAAACCAGCGCCCCAGTCGCTCCAGTTTGCATGGGCTCATCAGCCTTCTTACTGCATCTACATGGGAACGGATTAATAACTGTCAGCTAATGACCGCTAAAGATCAGGGTATTGAAAAAGGGCGCACTGTGGCTATTGACAGCACAGTCACCGAATCGGATATCAAACCTCCTTGCGACAGTGATCTTTTAGCCAGTTCCGTTAAAGAAATTTGTCGGCTGCTGGAACGGGGACAAACACTGACAGCGACACCGCTTTATGAATATACCCATCACAACCGAGCCGTAAAAGATGCGGCCAGAAAATGCATCTACGCTGGCAAAGAAGAGCGGCATCAGCATTATAAAAAACTGCTGCAGTTGACCCGAAAATCCCGGAAGGTACTTATCGAAGCTACTGTCACGCTAGCAAACGCCCGTCAGCAGGGGCAGTGTCTCCTGGCTGATGATGCCGACAAGTGGCAGGCCGATGTGGATCACCTGTTACCCCTGGTGGATGCAATAGTCTCCCAGACAGAGCGCAGGGTCTTTAAGGGTGAAAAGGTGCCAGCCCAGGAAAAAGTGGTTAGCCTGTATGAACCCCATACGGATATCATCGTAAAAGACAGGCGGCAAGTACAGTATGGCCATAAACTGAACCTGGTTCAGGGAAAAAGTCGATTGATCCTGGACCTGGTTATTGAGGAAGGTAACCCAGCGGATTCGGACCAATTCATTCCGATGATGGAAAGACAAAAAGAAATTTATGGTCGTGTACCTCGCCAGACAAGCGGTGACGGCGGATACGCGTGTCGCGCTAATTTGGAAAAAGCCAAGGCCATGGGAATCAGCGATGTAGCTTTTAATAAGAAGCGCGGACTTGAAGTCGAAGAGATGACTAAAAGTCAGTATGTGTATAAAACGCTCTTTCGCTTCCGGGCAGGTATTGAAGCGGGAATTTCGTGGCTAAAGAGATGTTTTGGGCTATCACGTTGCCACTGCAAGGGTTCTGAGCGTTTTGATTCTCATTGCTGGTTATCGGTGGTCTGTTACAACCTGGTGATTCTGGCCAGACACCCGGCACCATCCTGA
- a CDS encoding IS1182 family transposase encodes MSSIKFKDNPADFDQHLMFPSNIFDLLPPDHDCFVFEDIFKHIDTSEVEKQYHHLGQNAYHPRLIISILIYAYSHGVFSSREIERRCNQDLAFMYIAKQHCPNFRVLSDFRKNQATFFKSSFKQSVLLARELQMASLGHIALDGSKFKADSSKHKAMSYARLKAKEAELMAEVEALIKKAETSDSEEDDAYQQETGYSIPEDLQFKQERLEKIQEAKKALEEREQALNPDKPIDDKKQISFADHDARIMGKKGSGYQYSYNAQISVDSDNGIIVGQHISQHANDKQEVKPALEAIAEATDNASIGKMSEDNGYYSGPNLQAFDDANIDAYMATDRQEKPATEGLEDSDRKFVKADFIYHEADDSFTCPAGEKLIYNTASKAKHKSYRVSKDICRDCPLRKRCSGDNKDPGKVIRTDRHEAIRQAMNRKMETKEAKAVYERRKVIAEPPFGQIKNSGFRGFSVRGKEKVAGEFSLVCSAYNFKKIVKSVSTGSIRLEEAKRLKMAA; translated from the coding sequence ATGTCATCAATCAAATTCAAAGATAACCCTGCTGATTTTGACCAGCACCTGATGTTCCCATCGAACATCTTCGACCTGCTGCCACCAGATCATGATTGCTTCGTTTTTGAAGATATCTTCAAGCATATCGACACCTCTGAAGTGGAAAAGCAGTATCACCATCTTGGCCAGAATGCCTACCACCCACGACTGATTATATCGATCCTGATCTATGCCTATAGCCATGGTGTGTTCAGCTCCAGGGAGATTGAACGGCGCTGCAATCAGGACTTGGCTTTCATGTATATCGCCAAACAGCACTGCCCAAATTTCCGGGTGCTCAGTGACTTTCGTAAAAACCAGGCCACCTTTTTTAAAAGCAGTTTCAAACAGAGCGTGCTGCTCGCCCGGGAACTACAGATGGCCTCGCTGGGCCACATCGCTCTTGATGGTTCCAAATTCAAAGCCGACTCATCAAAGCATAAGGCCATGAGCTACGCACGACTTAAGGCCAAAGAAGCTGAATTAATGGCTGAAGTTGAGGCCCTGATTAAAAAAGCCGAAACCAGTGACAGTGAAGAGGACGATGCTTATCAGCAGGAGACTGGCTACAGCATTCCTGAAGACTTGCAATTCAAGCAGGAACGGTTAGAGAAAATCCAGGAGGCCAAAAAAGCGCTTGAAGAACGGGAACAGGCCCTGAATCCCGATAAGCCGATAGACGACAAAAAGCAAATCAGCTTTGCTGATCATGATGCCAGGATCATGGGTAAAAAAGGCAGTGGCTATCAGTACAGTTATAACGCCCAGATCAGCGTCGACAGCGATAATGGTATCATTGTTGGCCAGCACATCAGCCAGCATGCCAATGACAAGCAGGAAGTAAAGCCTGCACTTGAAGCCATTGCAGAAGCAACAGATAACGCGTCCATTGGCAAAATGAGTGAGGATAATGGCTATTACTCAGGGCCCAACCTGCAAGCGTTTGATGATGCGAACATTGACGCTTACATGGCTACGGATCGACAGGAGAAGCCTGCAACAGAGGGACTGGAAGACTCTGACAGAAAGTTTGTCAAAGCGGATTTTATTTACCATGAAGCAGACGACAGCTTTACCTGCCCTGCCGGTGAGAAGCTGATTTATAACACGGCTAGCAAAGCAAAACACAAAAGCTACCGCGTCAGTAAAGATATCTGCCGGGATTGCCCGTTACGTAAAAGGTGCAGTGGTGACAACAAAGACCCGGGGAAAGTGATTCGCACAGACCGCCACGAAGCCATACGCCAGGCGATGAACCGCAAAATGGAAACCAAAGAGGCCAAAGCGGTTTATGAGCGTCGCAAGGTGATTGCGGAACCGCCTTTTGGCCAAATCAAGAACTCAGGATTCAGAGGGTTCAGTGTCCGGGGTAAGGAAAAAGTGGCTGGAGAATTTTCACTGGTCTGCAGTGCTTATAATTTCAAAAAAATTGTCAAATCGGTTTCAACGGGATCAATCCGTCTTGAAGAAGCAAAAAGGCTTAAAATGGCAGCATAA
- a CDS encoding IS66 family transposase: MIPELPATMSAEILLKENAELRMRVACLEERCRELEEKVGKNSQNSSKPPSSDGYQKPCKNSNSPDHSDDLSADKGTDPSDEKPNPKSLRQSSGNKAGGKKGHQGTCLKQVDIPDYIEYLPVKECNKCQASLLDSEPVKYIERQVFEPGRPGEFEVTAHRAEVKICTCGCRNQAEFPEGVTAAAQYGSATQAMAVYLNQYHFLPFKRVSEYFNTLYKMSVSAGTVANFVARTYENLASTEEVIRDALRESSVAGADETGMRAEGSLHWLHVMRDEQWTLYYLSEKRGREAMDTMGILLTFAGVLVHDHWKSYFAYAATHVLCNAHHLRELLGVVDRDSNQLALRLMKLLRLSWHYCKGFKTIGMLQMPSVVCERIEKIYDRLLQRALMKEVVYMEKQREELKRKKVKNTKAYNLFKRLTEFKAETLRFMSDFTIPFDNNGSERDVRMAKLKQKISGCFRSADGGSMFARIRSYLSSARKQGMDIYQSLHRAVRNYCNMPLLSAE; encoded by the coding sequence ATGATTCCAGAACTACCCGCAACTATGTCGGCTGAGATTCTCTTGAAAGAGAATGCAGAGCTGCGGATGAGAGTTGCCTGTCTGGAAGAGCGATGTCGAGAATTGGAAGAAAAGGTTGGCAAGAACAGTCAAAACAGCAGCAAGCCGCCATCGTCTGATGGTTATCAAAAACCTTGTAAAAACAGTAATTCTCCAGATCATTCTGACGACCTTTCCGCAGATAAAGGTACCGATCCATCGGATGAAAAACCCAATCCTAAAAGTCTGAGACAGTCTTCTGGTAATAAAGCCGGTGGAAAGAAAGGGCATCAGGGCACTTGTCTTAAACAGGTCGATATCCCTGACTATATTGAGTACCTTCCGGTTAAAGAATGCAATAAATGTCAGGCGTCTCTTCTTGATAGTGAGCCGGTCAAATATATTGAACGACAGGTGTTTGAACCAGGGAGACCGGGTGAATTTGAAGTAACGGCCCATAGAGCTGAAGTAAAAATCTGCACTTGTGGTTGTCGGAATCAGGCTGAATTCCCGGAAGGTGTTACCGCTGCCGCACAATATGGCTCAGCCACACAGGCTATGGCCGTCTATCTTAACCAATACCATTTCCTGCCTTTTAAGCGCGTGTCAGAGTATTTTAATACTCTCTATAAAATGAGTGTAAGTGCAGGCACTGTCGCCAATTTTGTGGCCAGAACCTATGAAAATCTGGCTTCTACTGAAGAGGTTATTCGTGACGCCTTGCGGGAATCGTCTGTTGCCGGAGCCGATGAAACGGGTATGCGGGCCGAGGGCTCTTTGCACTGGCTACACGTTATGCGGGATGAACAATGGACGCTCTACTACTTGTCTGAAAAGCGAGGTCGTGAGGCCATGGACACGATGGGCATACTGCTAACATTTGCAGGCGTTCTGGTTCATGATCATTGGAAATCCTATTTTGCATATGCGGCAACTCACGTACTTTGCAATGCCCATCACCTGAGGGAGCTTTTGGGTGTTGTTGATAGGGACAGCAATCAACTGGCGTTGCGATTGATGAAGCTACTGAGGCTTTCCTGGCATTACTGCAAGGGCTTTAAGACCATAGGTATGCTACAGATGCCAAGTGTTGTCTGTGAACGAATCGAGAAGATTTATGACCGGTTGCTTCAGCGGGCTCTAATGAAAGAAGTCGTCTATATGGAGAAGCAACGAGAGGAGCTTAAGCGCAAGAAAGTCAAGAATACTAAAGCTTACAATCTCTTCAAACGACTCACTGAGTTCAAGGCTGAGACACTGCGCTTCATGTCAGATTTTACCATTCCCTTCGATAACAATGGCAGTGAGCGGGATGTTCGAATGGCCAAGTTAAAGCAGAAAATCTCAGGCTGCTTCAGGAGTGCAGACGGTGGTTCTATGTTTGCACGGATTCGCAGCTATTTGTCGTCTGCCAGAAAACAGGGAATGGACATATATCAATCACTTCATAGAGCTGTTCGGAATTACTGTAATATGCCTTTGCTCAGTGCTGAATAG